AAAGGCACGGACTTCGGTAAAATAACCAATGAGCAGGTGGCAATGGTAGCATCATTAATTAACACAAGGCCCAGAAAATGTCTGGGCTACAAGACGCCCCTTGAAGTCGCATCTGTTGCACTTCGAGATTGAATGTAGGAGAGGCGAAAAGATAAAGGCCGTAGTAATTATTTACCATGATATTACCAAAGATGTTACTATTGGTAGAATAATACACAAAAAATGCACTCCAGAATTGCTTGATGGTACAATTTTTGACAGTAACATTCTTCTTATGAGGTATATAGATTCCGACATCCCAATAATGA
This genomic stretch from Nitrospirota bacterium harbors:
- a CDS encoding right-handed parallel beta-helix repeat-containing protein, whose translation is MKRLLIGLAFMALFFGMASVAMADYYRIRDDVTGGDCSLIGIWDLATKTCTLTIDLTDSISIENDGITVDGNGHSLISSNHYWDVGIYIPHKKNVTVKNCTIKQFWSAFFVYYSTNSNIFGNIMVNNYYGLYLFASPTFNLEVQQMRLQGASCSPDIFWALC